One Citrus sinensis cultivar Valencia sweet orange chromosome 5, DVS_A1.0, whole genome shotgun sequence genomic window, aaataaaacttattgaaatcaaatataaatatattgtattatgaaaattctatTCAGTTTCTAGTATTTGATGAAGGAAACTAAAAGAATAtagaatgaataaatttggaaaagtACCTTAGTTGACTGAAAATTGTGATTTAAGAGAGTGATTTTAGTTTTGAAGTTAAGAGTTTAGAATAGGAGATACAAGAACAAAATAAtctcttttataaaagaataaaaagaggataaaaaatagattagttgtttaaatttttaggatTTTGCAATTGAGAattatcttcttcttattattattactattattattattatttatgtggGTTGAGTTGAGTTAGATGGGTTCATCATAATTAATCCAACTCAACCCAATTGATTAttgagtttgaaaaaattgactcAATTAATCCATAATAACTCACTCAaccaatcaaaattaaattcgaTTAAATTGGGTTAGGTTGGGTCCATTAGGTTGCCCCCTGGGCCATCTACCATGTCAACCATGTTCTTGCAGTTGTTTGAAAAACTAACGAGTagttttgtttcttcaatCAATTGGCATGCTATTCAGTAATCAATCTTTTATTGTAGCTGTTTCCTGATAGAGATTTCCAATCATTTTAAGTGACTAGTTTTATGACGAAATGAGATACCACTTAAAGCATACACAGCTGATTATGTTAGGTATTTGCCTGACATTCTGGATAACATATTGTTCTTGCAAAAATGTATTcataataaaacattataatACCATCACATTCCctcttcaaaaattttaaattcaccctagttttatctttataaaaagaaacacaaaatGTTACAAAAATTTACCTCCTATGCACCATATAAACATGTTATGGTAGCAGAATCATACTCTAAAGCTAGATTGGTTCTATGAAACAAAACTGTCAGAACTGATCAAATATGTAAACCGAAGCAAACCGGCTTAATTCACTGGTTTTTAGCCTACCCGAAAGTGTAGTCAGGAAGCACgtaaaaacaaattcaatatttatttcataaaattcttttcagcCAGTGATTGTCTCACAATATATAAAGCACTAGCACTGTATTTCTTCAGGACtatatctcaaatttttttcttcatcatacTGATTACATTATTTACTATTTCAATCAACTAAAGTGCaacttatgatatcaaaaACACACATTGGCTGATGAGGAGGTGGATCTACCAGGCTCAACAGAAAGTGACTCCCATGATTTTCCTTCTGTGCCGCAATGACTTCCATTAACCTGGCTTGGACTGTATCCTGTAACTGCAGCAGCAATGTCTGTCTGTGTGGCCACCCCTTCCCTCTCAGCCACTGCTTTCAGCCGCTGCCGCTCAGCTCGTGAGCCAATAACCTGTCCTAAGATAGATGCTCCAATGGTCAGTGCCATAGCCTCTTTCGGCATTACGACAGACTTCCTAAGCATGGCTATGAAGGGCACGGCAGCATGCACAGCAGCAAACCATGATAGTGAAAACTTTCGAGTATGCTCCTTCCATACACCCAAGGGCACATTAACTGCCATGCCCATGAGAGCAATTACGAGCATTTTTGCAGGTAATGGCTGAGGGCGTAAGGTTTTAACAAGGGCAGTCCGGGCTAGAGCTGCCCTTGCAGCAACTACAGCAGGTGGACATCTAAGCTTCAATCCAGGTGGTGGCTGAAAGGCCTTGGCTACAATTGGGAGGACCCCACTAACAGCTCTATATGACTTTGCAATCGGGCAGTTTCCTGTTTCTAACCAGTCATTTCCTGATGCTTCATGCTTTGATGAATTCTGGTTCTGAAAGGTTGGTAGACAAAAGGCAGTGTCAGTTAAGTTAGAATAGTATATGCGACTGTATGGTCGTGCTATTTACAGAAAAACCCATTAGAAAAATGTAATATGGTTTTCTGAACCATCTGTCTCTGAAGATGAATCAATGCTATTACAGTGTAAACAGTTAGTTGTGCACATTTTGGAAGCTTTTCATATCATTGAGTTGCATATTTAAGCCAGGATGGCCAAATCATCCCCTCCACAAAAACTATACATGATAAACAACTATAGATTACTGGATGGCACTAATGAAAGAACACACAGCTGCATTTTACAAGATGATATCACCAAtacatcattaaaaatattcgaTGTTCTATTCTATCCAACATCCGCCCTGTTGTCAGGGTAGAAGGACCAGGATCCATTTGGAAATAGTTTCTTCtaccaattaattttcttttagggTGGTGCTATGAGCACCCTCAGGAGTATTTCGAACACTAGTATATctgtcaaaatttaatattccTAAAATACACAGTGTAATACACCATTGTTTTAACACATATTCATTGGTTGccttttttaatcaaattatccGTCAACTCTCATATAAGCATACAAAAGTTAACCAATTCTAAGTTGAAATCATAGTGAccaaaaattctttaaaactCAAACAAATTCCTATAGTTCATGATAAAGAGGCAAAATAATAGCACTCAAACCCAGCGACAAGTATCTGTTCTGTGAAGGCcagaaaatcaattattacTCCTGATccaaaaaagtcaaaaacaaaaaggaaaaagaaattgaatagGTTGTTTGTTGATCAGATACCCAGAGAACTAAAATCTGCAGGTACTGTCAAGAACTCCTGATGCTATCCTTCCAGGTcaataagagaaaatttacaatttactTAGAGAGGAGAAAGATATAGCTATGATAAAGAGAGCTCTTATATTGCAAGAGATACTAGTTCAAAGATGGTCAAataattgaaagcaataataaCTTTCTTGTTTGGTTttcttactttatttttaaatatttctaaGCTCACATAATCAATGACCAGGGTCCAAAAAGGTAAATATGAAGCTGAAATTGACGGTAgtttttttgaaaatgtaCGTGGGATTTTAATTACATGGTAgaagttttataataaattaaacaaacgGGTGATTCAAGTAAATGAGTGTTTGGTTTTTTGTAGGGTGCAAATAGATCCACCATTTCTTTTAGTGCTAATTATTTAGCAAAATCATTTCCCAGAATAGACAATAATATGATGGTTGGCAAAAGTATGTATCTACCTGAGAAGATGGTTCTCTGTTGTTGGGAATCTCAGATTTCTTTTGTTGCTTCTTCCATTTATCATTGAAGGGCCCAAAGCTGAATGGCCCTCCTGGACTAAATGCTGACAAGCTGATGGTGGCAACTTTCGTTCCTAAAGGATTAAACTGGGAGACAGGCTCAGGTTCATTGTCATTATGACTGTATGACCTCCCGGAAAGTGGAACAACCCCATCTTTACCATGAAAGAGCTTAAATGCCATGCCAAAGTTTGGACCATCTTCAAATATTGGACCTTTGGCTCCCCGCTCCTGCAGAAAAAAGGTAGCTCAAATTCAGAAGCAAGCGCACACAATAAGTTCTACATCAGCAGAGACAGACACACTAAACTAGAAAGGTCATCAAGGCAAAAAGTCCATTAAAAACGAAACGGCAACAACTTACTGGAAGGGGAAAATTCACTGATGAGAATGAAAAGCTGGTAGGCTTGTTGATGTTCCTTAGAAATGGACATTTCAGAATGTCCCCATCGTTAAAGGAGCATTCAGCCGCGTCCTCATTCATTCTCTTGAGAAACAAATCCATAGCCTTTCTCAAAGAAATTCAcctataaagaagaaaaaatgtttgacaaaatataaatcaagAAATGCCATTCTTTGTGCTCAtgtctaattataatattaacgAATGTTTACAAGAACAAGCTAAAAAATCACAAACGACTAACTTCTTAGGGTTCAGGTCTACGTTTGAGCTTCAATGGGTgtgagttaataataaaattaaaaaaaaaaaaaaactatgaagTAATATTTGTTGTTGCAAACATTCAGCTTCAGAATAAACACTAGTAAGGCCTTCAAAGGAGACAACTAACGAATAACAAAGACTCCTTCAAAGTGAAAtcacagtaaaaaaaaaaagaaaaaaaagaatcctgtTGTCTTTGCTATTTCATATAACTTTAATTTCTCTCATAAACCCCAAAATTAAggaaatttaaacaaaaccctaatacccatttctttcttaaagatagaatttcaaaactcagaagaaaatgaaaaggggaaaaaaaaattacctgaAATCCGAAGGAGAGAATTTGGACAGGCGTGTGGTAACCACAGAGTAACGAATGTTTCATGTCTTTTATTCGTTTGGCTTTCGGTTTAACTACTTCCGTAATTGCCGTTAGATTTTGGAACGTACGGATAAGATTACGATTATCGAGCCACTGGATTGTTCGAGGGAACTTTCTGGACCTGGCTTCAAGTTGGTTGGTGTTCAAATGGGCCGGTCTGGTATTGGCTATGGACTGCAACTTTTCAATagctaaattttaatttaaaaaaaatgttatgaatTTCTTACGAGCTCGGTcccaaatattataaattatccgcacaaataatgaaaaaaatatttgtatggCTATGTGAATTATTGAGCGCAAGAAATCTTTTTGTATGGaaacattataaatattttcgaGGAAAAATATTacgaattaaataaaaaaaattcatgtgaaagtaaaaaattaatggagaTAAATTTATGTGATTCCCTATATGAAGCAATTACCATCATGCAGCAACAACAATAACCACAAtcaataagtaaattaaaagataagggtagagagaaaataaacaccttaattttttacatAGTTCGGCAACATGCCTACGTCAATGCCTCCAAGGTATCTAAGCTTGAGGGTTCTACTAAAACGAACTTTATATCTCGATACTCCAAATATTCCAATTAACTTCAAgttatcaatatatttttacaaatcaTCCAAGGTGTATATCTCACGCCTTTTTCACCAAAGTGTTTTCCAACACTCactcaatttgaaagaaataagagaGGTCAAGAATGCTTTCGCTAATCAAATTTTAGCTCAATAAATCGGACTAAAGTTTGACTTTTatagaaattttagaaaactAACAATTCGGAACATAAACttaaaatctataaaaaaaatctatttattgTTTCAACAAATAAGTTCACCGCTTTGCTGATGTGGCTAATTATCATTGAAGGATCTCAAACAAACCGATCGACTACTTGGGAAAAACTAGTGAGTTGTTTACTCTCTAGAGTctagatattttaattataacaacTGGTTCACCGGTTGTGCTAAGTCGGTCTACCACTTTGGCTTAGCTCAACTTTAATAGTTTTGAATTTAGGACCATGTTTGCAATCCTTTTGGTATTTATATAGTATGGAAGTGCCCAAAAAAGTTTTAAGTCATTATCAAATAGGTCATTTTCTAGATTTTGAGAAATAGCATTAAGACCATACAAAattctttgtatttttcaatacATCAAAACTTTTCAAGACTTTTCCAAATACTAAaagaaattcattttaataaaacatttagctttcatttttcttcaagtataaaaaaaaaaacatattcacggaaccaaatataaatttgaatcTCATGATCATAATAAGTTTGCGCTTTTAAATGCTTGACCACGCATAAATTCAATAAGCTAGTTCtacaaattatgaaaatgaaacatcACTTAATTTAGTGTTCTTCACGTTTGTATCTTAACTTGATGAGCATGTTCTCGAGTAATTTGAGTTTGATATTATATGAATAACTTTTGACTTTCAAGAACTAATGAGAttcaaaaattctttttcattgtactctttttttttttttttttgagaacaTTGTACTCTTATtatcttatttgttttcatcAAAGTAAGTTTATAAAACCGCTTGAGTCACTAGCTTTAAATTTGCACCATTGCAATTTTGGAGTCCTTTTCATTGCACTTTACCTTTCAAGGTGGTCCAAAGAGTTTTGGACTAAGCTGGACTTTTACAATTATCAAGCCCGTTGGGTTTAGTTCATACATTAGATATATGTATCATAAGCCATACATATGTTTGTACAGCACTTACGTAGTAATCATTTCATTCTCCTTATTATCATTATGAGTAATAATAGAG contains:
- the LOC102625789 gene encoding uncharacterized protein LOC102625789, whose product is MDLFLKRMNEDAAECSFNDGDILKCPFLRNINKPTSFSFSSVNFPLPERGAKGPIFEDGPNFGMAFKLFHGKDGVVPLSGRSYSHNDNEPEPVSQFNPLGTKVATISLSAFSPGGPFSFGPFNDKWKKQQKKSEIPNNREPSSQNQNSSKHEASGNDWLETGNCPIAKSYRAVSGVLPIVAKAFQPPPGLKLRCPPAVVAARAALARTALVKTLRPQPLPAKMLVIALMGMAVNVPLGVWKEHTRKFSLSWFAAVHAAVPFIAMLRKSVVMPKEAMALTIGASILGQVIGSRAERQRLKAVAEREGVATQTDIAAAVTGYSPSQVNGSHCGTEGKSWESLSVEPGRSTSSSANVCF